A single window of Pseudomonas benzenivorans DNA harbors:
- the umuC gene encoding translesion error-prone DNA polymerase V subunit UmuC, with translation MFALIDCNSFYCSCERICQPALKRVPVVVLSNNDGCVIARTAEAKSLGIPMGAAYYQVREQLKRHGVVARSSNYTLYADISNRVMRVMAEMLPGIEVYSIDEAWGDMTGVPDVEALGRRIRARLARDVGMPVAVGISTTKTLAKLANWAAKKWKGTGGVLDLTDPVRQEKLLRLAPVNEVWGIGHRSAAKLSALNISTAWELAQFDIGTLRKTFGVTMERTARELRGISCLGYSEGPPPKQAICTSKMFGVRQTELPPIREALATYVSRAAEKLRGQDSVCSTIQVGLQTQLADREGARYANSITLALLTPTDDTREILALAQRGLGRIYRPGYRYSKCSILLMDLSLRGEVTSDLFAPAPRRGADRLMTVMDAINKREGRGTVRLGRVPVTPAWGTRREMLSPCYTTRWQEVIEVRG, from the coding sequence GTGTTCGCGCTAATCGATTGCAACTCCTTCTATTGCAGCTGCGAGCGCATCTGCCAGCCGGCGTTAAAGCGTGTGCCGGTGGTCGTGCTATCGAACAACGATGGCTGTGTTATCGCCCGCACCGCCGAAGCCAAATCCTTGGGCATTCCCATGGGGGCCGCTTACTATCAGGTGCGCGAACAACTCAAGCGGCATGGCGTGGTGGCGCGTTCGAGCAACTACACCCTTTACGCGGATATCAGCAATCGGGTGATGCGGGTGATGGCCGAAATGCTGCCGGGAATCGAGGTGTATTCCATCGATGAAGCCTGGGGCGACATGACCGGTGTCCCGGATGTGGAAGCCCTTGGACGTCGCATTCGTGCGCGCCTGGCGCGTGACGTGGGTATGCCAGTTGCAGTGGGCATCAGCACGACCAAGACCCTGGCCAAATTGGCGAACTGGGCGGCGAAAAAGTGGAAAGGAACCGGCGGTGTACTGGACCTCACCGATCCTGTGAGGCAGGAAAAGCTGCTGCGCCTTGCTCCGGTGAACGAGGTATGGGGGATTGGCCATCGATCCGCGGCCAAACTGTCGGCACTGAACATCTCGACCGCCTGGGAGCTGGCTCAATTCGATATTGGCACCTTGCGTAAGACTTTCGGCGTGACCATGGAGCGCACCGCCCGTGAACTGCGAGGCATCAGTTGCCTGGGTTACAGCGAAGGGCCTCCTCCGAAGCAGGCCATCTGTACGAGCAAAATGTTTGGCGTGCGCCAAACAGAGCTGCCGCCAATCCGCGAGGCGCTAGCCACCTATGTGAGCAGAGCGGCCGAGAAGCTGCGTGGTCAGGATTCAGTGTGCAGCACTATTCAGGTGGGCCTGCAGACACAGCTGGCAGACCGAGAGGGAGCGCGCTATGCCAATTCGATAACCCTGGCCCTGCTAACCCCGACCGACGACACCCGCGAAATCTTGGCGCTTGCCCAGCGAGGGCTCGGGCGGATCTATAGACCTGGGTACCGCTATTCGAAGTGCAGCATTCTGCTGATGGATCTGAGCCTGCGTGGCGAGGTGACGTCAGATTTATTTGCGCCGGCGCCTCGACGGGGCGCCGACCGGCTTATGACCGTGATGGACGCGATCAACAAACGGGAGGGTCGCGGCACTGTCCGTCTAGGACGGGTACCGGTGACACCGGCCTGGGGCACGCGGAGGGAGATGCTCAGTCCCTGCTACACCACACGCTGGCAAGAGGTGATTGAGGTGCGAGGTTGA